In Caballeronia insecticola, the following are encoded in one genomic region:
- the wecB gene encoding non-hydrolyzing UDP-N-acetylglucosamine 2-epimerase, giving the protein MKKILTVFGTRPEAIKTAPVVKALAADGGLDVKVCVTAQHRQMLDQVLDIFEIKPDFDLNLMAPGQDLSDITSKVVLGMRDVFKDWLPDLILVHGDTTTTLAASLAAYYAKVQVGHVEAGLRTNHKYSPWPEEMNRRQVGVIADVHFAPTEQARLNLLREGVADSSIHVTGNTVIDALLNVVDRVRQDESLRTSLAQRFDFLDPAKRMVLVTGHRRENFGAGFEQICLGLREIASRGDVQIVYPVHLNPNVQEPVRRILSGVPDVHLIEPQDYLPFVYLMDRSALLITDSGGVQEEAPSLGKPVLVMRDTTERPEAVDAGTVKLVGTDSRVIADEANRLLDDEAAYQAMSRAHNPFGDGRAASRIVDILKKNH; this is encoded by the coding sequence ATGAAAAAAATCCTTACCGTCTTCGGCACTCGCCCCGAGGCGATCAAGACGGCTCCTGTCGTCAAGGCCTTGGCCGCCGACGGCGGTCTCGATGTCAAGGTGTGCGTGACCGCGCAACATCGACAGATGCTCGATCAGGTGCTGGACATCTTCGAGATCAAGCCTGACTTCGATCTGAATCTGATGGCGCCGGGACAGGACCTCTCCGACATTACCAGCAAGGTGGTGCTGGGCATGCGCGACGTTTTCAAGGACTGGCTTCCCGACCTGATCCTGGTCCACGGCGACACGACGACGACGCTCGCCGCCAGCCTCGCGGCCTATTATGCGAAGGTCCAGGTCGGACATGTGGAAGCCGGTTTGCGCACGAATCACAAGTATTCGCCGTGGCCCGAAGAAATGAATCGCCGTCAGGTAGGCGTCATTGCCGACGTTCACTTTGCGCCGACTGAGCAGGCTCGTCTGAATCTGCTTCGCGAAGGTGTGGCTGATAGCTCGATCCACGTCACGGGCAACACGGTGATCGACGCGCTGTTGAATGTCGTCGACCGGGTACGTCAGGACGAGAGCTTGCGAACGAGTCTCGCACAGCGCTTCGATTTTCTTGATCCAGCGAAGCGCATGGTGCTCGTTACCGGCCATCGCCGCGAAAATTTTGGTGCGGGTTTCGAGCAAATCTGCCTTGGTTTGCGCGAAATCGCTTCGCGTGGAGATGTGCAGATCGTCTATCCGGTGCATTTGAATCCGAATGTCCAAGAGCCCGTTCGCCGGATTCTCTCCGGTGTGCCCGATGTGCATCTTATCGAGCCGCAGGACTATCTGCCCTTTGTTTATTTGATGGACCGGAGTGCGTTGTTGATCACGGATTCCGGCGGTGTTCAGGAAGAAGCGCCGTCCCTCGGCAAGCCGGTACTCGTCATGCGTGACACCACCGAGCGTCCGGAAGCGGTCGATGCGGGAACCGTCAAGCTGGTAGGCACCGATAGTCGGGTCATCGCCGACGAAGCGAACCGCCTGCTGGACGACGAAGCTGCTTATCAAGCGATGTCGCGCGCCCACAACCCGTTTGGGGACGGACGTGCTGCGTCGCGGATTGTCGATATTTTGAAGAAAAATCACTAA